CCGGACAGACAGGACAGATACCCGGAATCTCTGGCTTTATCGCTGAAATCGTGGTACAGATGCCAAAGTTTTTCTGCAAGGAGGGAGCGTTCATAGCCTGCCGCTTCTGCAAGCTCCACATTGGAGGCAAACTGGCCACTTTCCAAAAGTTCCCCGATGCGCTCTGCGGCACTCTCCCAGGAAATGACCTGGGCAGACCTGTCATAACGGACAGACTTCCCGTGGGAAAGATGGATACCATCCTCGGCATACCATACGCTCACGCTGCCAAGGCCGTTGCCGCCGTGGTACAGCGTTTTCAGTATCTCGGCAATCTCAGCGGTGGTTTTCTGCTTTTCAAATGCTGCAACCACACGCTCCCTCTGACGATCTGTATTGCCTCCCAAACGCAGCACATGGTCAATATCATTTTGGGCAAAAGAAAAAGCAGAGGATGTATGCGCTACATTCTCTGCTTCATCTATGGATTGGATCTGCTCCGCTTCGGAGAGGAACAGGTTTAGGGTCAGCTGTTGATAAGCTCCGCCATCAGGATTTCCTCGGCCTGAGCTTTGCAGGTGTTCATCAGCCCCACCCACTTCATGGGATCGCTGGCTTTCAGTTCCTCGGTGGCTCCCGCTTCCTTCGCCAGCTGGGGCATCATCTGCTCCAGTCTGCTCTGGGCGGTCTCGTCGATCTCCAGAAGGTGCGGGTACAACTTCTCGCTCAGCAACATCTGGTTGTAGAGGATGGGACGATGTTCCTTCAGGTAGGTTTTCCTCATCCTGCCGTACTTGCCCAAGGGTTTCTCCGGCTGCTGGCTCAACTTCAGGTCGGGAATCAGATAGTCTCCGTTCTGGATATAGGTCATGGGATTGTTCATCTTGTTTGCTCCTTTCTTGGTTGGCTTCGCGCTCTGCATTTCGGACGGTAACGCCGATCTGCCGCAGCACCTGCTGGTTGATCTGGCTGACCGCTGTTCCCAGCGCCCCGATGGTGGACGGGGTATTGAAATCAAAGATCGCCATGAAATCTTCGTGGTCGAAGTAGCGTTCCGGCTCCAGTCCACAGCGGGACATCAAAGCGTAAGTGATGCTGACGGTGGCGGCTGCCTTGAACTGCACTCCGATGTTATACTCATCATATTCCTCCAAAAAGGAACCGTCAACGATATAGAAGAAGTCCTGCTGATGCTCCGTCCAGTATTCCTCGGCCAGTTTTCCGGCTACCTCCGTGAGCTGTCCGGCAAGGTCATCACCGGAAACATCATAGGTGCGCTCCAGCATGGCCTGCACGGAATCCAGATGGCGCTCCTCCAACTGCCACAGCCAGGGAGTGCGGGAATGTTCACGGGTTCCGGTGTCGGAAATGTCAAAGACATAACGCAGGCGAGGTCTGTCCCCGGAATCATCCACCAGAGCGATTCCCTTGGAACCGCGCCTTACATAACGGCCCATCTTTTCATTCCACAAATCGTACTCCGCACAGGCGGTGGCGTCCGGTCGCTGGGCATAGATCATCAGCTGCTCATGGAACGGGTACTTGTAAAGGCGGGAAGCAGTAGTGAGAAACCCTGCCCATTCCTGCCAGCTCCCCGTGAGCTGTGTTGCCACCTTGTCCGCCATCTGCGCATATAGTTCAGCTTTGGTTGGCATAGTGTTCTGTCCTCCTTTCAATTTTGGGGTAAAAAGGCGGGGTGGCAGATCGCCACCCCATCCCTGCGGTTATGTTGTTTACTGGTCAAAATCCGGGTACAGCTCCAGTTCGGCAAACTTCTCATCGGTCATCGCACAGAGCTTCGTAAGGGCGCTGTCGGTCAACTCTCTCAGCTCCGTTTCCTCCGGCGAAAGCTCGCCGCGCATCTCACGCAAACTGTCAATCAGCCCGGTGCGGCTGCCGGTATTGTAAATGCACATCAGGTTCATTTCCTCAAAAGTAAAGTTTCCCATATCAAATCTCCCTTTCCGCACTCTTTTTGGGTGCTGTCTTTTTGTGTTCTGCCTTGGGCTGGCTTTTCAGCTGCTCCATGACGGACTTTTTCTTTTCCCGTTCCTCCCGATGGGCAGCGGCAGCCAGATCCATCAGGGAAATGGGCTGACCGCTGCGGGCCTGCTGTTCCAGCTCTGCCACCGTAGGCTCTTTTGCGCCATTGTTGATGATACCGTCGATCATGCCGTAATCGTCCTCCACGTCCATCTCCGCATTTTTCAGCGGATTTTCCGGCAGGAATCCGGGGATCTGGGTAAAACCAACACTGTCACAGTAATGACAGGATACCTTACCATCCTGCTTGATCGCAACGATGTCGCTGACACTCATGGAGGGACTATGAAAGTCCACGGGCTTTTCCAGATTGAATTGCTGATAGAGTTTCTCCAACTGCTCCGGCACCGTGCCAGACGCACTTAGCGGAGCTGTGTAAATGAGGTCATAATTGCTGCGGTCTATGGAAATGTCATGGGACTTTAACCAATCCAGATTCATAAAGCGCACATTCTGCGGATCGTCACGGCTCACCTGATAGATGGCAAAGCAATCTCTGTTCTGAGAGAGAAATGCCTGTTCGCGTTCCTGCTGATGTTCCTGACGCTCCATGACCTTTTCGTGGAACTGAGGGCTTTTCTCCCATTCCTCATGGTCCACACCGAAAAGACCGCCATGATCCATGATTTCCTGCGGGTCAAACACCATGCTCTCCGTATTGTCCTCATGCAGCACATAGACGGTCAAACCGGCGGCATCCAGTTCCAGCGCCCGTTCTCTGGTAACAGGGAGCATCCCATCATAGGAGTAGCCATATTCCTGCATATCCGGTGTGGAGACCTGCTCATCCGGCATGGGGTATTCATCCAGTGCCTGCTCCTGTGCCTCCGGCAACTGGGAAGAAGCAATCATCTGACTGGTCTCTGCCTGCATTTGCTGATAGGCCGCTTCCTGCAAGGTCTCAATCATGGACATAGGAGCGTGTCTGAGCGAAGTGCTGTCCAGATTGTTGTCATCACAAATCTGGAGAACTGCATTTTTGCGGGAAAGCTCCGGCATATCCAGCTGACCACCATCCAGCTCTTTCATGGATGCGGCATCGTAAAGGGTATAGTCCCATCCGCTGTCACAGGACTGGATATGAAGATAGGTGGCATCGTTGATCAGAAACAAAGCCTCCTGCTGGTTGGCATCCGCCCCAGCACTTCCATTTCCGGCATGGCCGCAGCCAGTTCCTTTACCGCTTTTTGCACCAACGGATTATCACGGTAATAGTCGATTGCCTGAATGGTGTCCAGGTCAATGGTCTGTCCGGTCAAAATCGGAAACGGTCCTTCATAGTCGCTTCCGTCTTTCAGCTCAAACCCAATCCCTTTGACCCCGTTCATTCGCTCTGCCGGAATTTCCTGATAGATGCGGACCGCCTCCTCCAAAGACAGGTTATCGTGATATTCTCCAAGGTTTGAAAACTCCATGCACTCTGCCACATAGTAAGTCAGATTGCCGGTTGGCTGCTCTATCGGGGCGGTTTCCGGCTCTGCCTTTGCATGGAGATCAATCCCACGCTCTTTGCATATTTCCTTATAGTGGCGCTCAATGTCAGAGATCAAAGTGCCGGAGGTCTTATTGATGGTCTCCAAACTGGCTCTCAGCTCTTTCAGTTCCTTGCCCTGACTCCAGCTTGCAATATAGCCGAAGCTGTTTTCTCCGGTCTCAATGCCAAAATATTTGCAGACCGCATAGGAGATGCTTTCAGCCTCCACTTCCTCCGTGTGGCGGTCTTTCCTCTGTTCTTGTAAAAACTGGGTGAGGGTAGAAAAGCCGCCAACAAAATTCAGCCCTTCTTCCTCGGTCAGGATCAGGCGTCCATCTTCCGCCAGCTCCAGCGGCTCTGTCAGCAGAACGGAACCTGCATGGTTTGCAACCACTTGTTCTTCTACACAGACCGGCTCTCCGGGGTCGTAGTCAGAACCGCGCAGGTCATAGCAATAAACGCCCTCCGGCAGATTATCACGGACAATCCGCCCATTGGAGAACAGACCGGATTTATCAAACAGCTCGATTTCCTGATATTGCTCGTCATTGGCAATCTGAATCTTTTTCTGATTGTGGAGCTTGCTGTGGGCAATCTCATGAACCGTGGCCGAAACCGTCTGCACCTCGCTCATGCCTTGGCGAATGGCGATTTTCTGATGATCGGCAGAAAAATAGCCGTCCGTATCGGCGGCCATTGCTTCAAAAGTGATCGGCACCGGCGCACTGCGGCGCAGAGCCTCCATGAATGCCTCATAATTTGGCACATTGCCGGAAAGGGAGGAAGCAAGCTCCGGCAAAGGTTTCCCGTCGGTCTGGCTTACATCAAAGACCTTGACCGGACGAAACATGGGGATTTCGATTTCTTTTTCCTCTGTGACGATCTTTCCGTCTTTATCCAGAATCGGAGCCTTGGTATCCGGGTCCAGCTTCTGCTCCTCGATTTTCTTCTTATACGGTGTGGGGGCGATGATGGTAATGCCATGCTCGCCCTTTTTTACATGACGCTCAAACTGGTCTTTCCACTTATTGTATCCGGCTACCAATGTAGCGTCCGGCTTCTGCATATAGATGAGCATGGTGTTGTTTACCGAATAGCGGTGGAAGCGGGACATGACGGACAGATAGCGCATATACTTTTCACTCTCAAACAGTTCCTTGATCCCCTGCTCGATGCCATCTGTGATTTCCCTTAGCCGCTCTCGGTTGGTGGGTTTGTTCTCAGCCATGATTTTCAATCTCCTTTCCAAGTGTGTGATTTCTGCTGTGTGTTCTGCAACCCATGCCCTTTGTTCTTCTTCACTTTCATAAAGAAAAAGGTCCAACAGGTACTCTACATAGGTTTTCTTCTGGATTGCTTCCACAAAGCGGGGGTGCGGTTCTTCCTCCGGTGTCCGGGGAGAATGGTCAATCCCCCATTTTTTCAGCAGATGGTAGTAATCGGACAGTACACGATAGCACCGCTGCCGGTCCTCCCGAAACTTTTGTGCCTCGGTTTTCTGCCGGACATACCTCCTGCGGGGAGGGGCCTGACTGTCATAGACCAGGCCAAAGTCCTGTGCCAGTTTCTCCGCCGCTTCTTTTGGGGAGAGGTCAAAGAGCTTTGCGGTAAAGTCGATCACATCCCCATCTGCACCGCAGCCAAAGCAGTGGAACCGCTGGTCTACCTTCATGCTGGGGTTCTTATCATCGTGAAAGGGACAGCAGGCCATACCATTTCGTTTGACCTCGATCCCATAAAACGCTGCCGCATCTCTGGTGCTGACCGACTGCTTGACTGCTTCAAATACATTCTCTGCCATGTGCCTTTAACTGCTGGACTTTCTCACAGGAGGCTGGTATCCGGCAGCTTTCGCACGCTCACTGGCAGCTTTGCGGCGTTCTGCGCTGTATGGTTCCCTGAGTGATACACACCGCTTGGGGACGGTAAAGTTATGGGCGTCCTTTCGGGTGATCTGGTCGGGGTGCTTTTTTGCCAGCAGTTCCAGCTTCTCCATCAGACGGGGATCGTGGGTGTAGACCTCAGCCATTGGTTCTGCCTGGTTATAGAGGAGAATGGTTTCCCGTTCCACTAAAGAGAGCTTCATCGGCTGCCTCCTTTCCGCTGGTCAAATTCCAGCTTAAAGTTGGCGTACTGTCCATCGTCCTCCAAAACCACAGCGGCATCGTAGGTCTTTCCGGTTTTCTCCGAATATAGGCCCGTCACACGGACACGGCCATCGTTAAGCAGTGCAGACACCACAGCCTTGGTCGGCTGTTTTTTCTTGGCAGCCCACCATTTGTTATTTTTCCAGATTGCAAATTTGCAAGAATCATTCTGACAGAAGAAGCCTTTTTGCAGTTCTGCAACTTCACCGCCGCAGCGAGGGCATTTGCCCACCACCTCACGGGGCGGAGTGAACAGGTACTCAGTTCCCTTGATGACCTGATAAGTTCCTACCAGATCTTTCAGCATGGTGCTGATCCCGTCCAAAAACTCCTCCGGGGCAAGCTGCCCGCGCTCGATCTCTCCCAGTCGGTACTCCCACTCGGCAGTCAGAAGCGGCGATTGCAGTTGTTCCGGCAGAACGGTGATCAGGGAAACTGCATCGTGGGAAGGGAGAAGCTGCACCGTTTTCCTGCTCTTTTTTCGTTCCAGAAAACCGGCAGATACCAGCTTTTCCAAAATACCGGCACGGGTGGCCGGTGTCCCCAGACCTTTTCGCTCGGCATCCTCCGGCATATCCTCTTTTCCGGCAGTCTCCATCGCGGACAACAGGGTGTCCTCCGTAAAGTGCTGGGGCGGACTGCTTTTGCCTTCTTTGACGATTGCCGCAGAAACCGAAAGGGTCTGTCCTTCAGTCAGCTCCGGCAGGGCTTTCTCTGCACCCTCTTTTTTCGGCTCTGCATCCTTCGTTTTGGCACGGTAAGCGTCCTCCAGTGCTTTCCATCCGGGGTGCTTCACCGTTTTTCCTTTGGCGGTAAATTCCCCACCGGCACACGCTGCAATCACAACGGTTTCCGAATAGATATGGGGCTGGGCCACGGCACACAGCAGACGCAGGGCCACCAGCTCCAGCACCGCTTTTTCTCCCGCAGGAAGGGCAGAAAGGTCTGCATCCTTGAGATTTCTGGTAGGGATTACTGCGTGGTGGTCGGTTACTTTCTTATCGTTGATGACTGTCTGCGGATCACAGGTAATGGCGATCCCTTTGCGAAACGGCATAGCATTGGCAACCAGATTCACCAACACCGGCAGGCTGTCTGCCATATCACCGGTCAGATAGCGGCTGTCAGTACGGGGATAGGTGCAGAGCTTCTTTTCATACAGGCTTTGCAGATAGTCCAGGGTCTGCTGGGCCGTAAATCCAAGCAGGCGGTTGGCATCTCTTTGCAGAGTAGTCAGGTCATAAAGGGCAGGTGGCTTTTCGAGCTTTTCCTTACACTCCACCTTTTTGATTGTGACAGCTGCATCCTGGCAAGCTTCTTTCAGCTGCTCTGCGCTTGCTCGGTCACTTATGCGCTCCCCAGATATGGTAAGACCGGGCAGCTCCAGCGCCACGGTATAAAAAGGAACCGGCTTAAAGGTGTCGATTTCAGCTTCTCGCTGGACAATGAGTGCCAGCGTTGGAGACATCACGCGCCCGATGTTGAGGGTGCGGTGGTACAGCACGGAAAAAAGCCTTGTGGCATTGATCCCCACCAGCCAGTCGGCCTTGGCACGGCAGAGAGCAGCATCCCGAAGTCCATCATAATCTACACCTGGGCGCAGGTTTGCAAAGCCCTCCCTTATGGCGGAGTCCTCCATCGAAGAAATCCAGAGCCTTTTCATCGGCTTTTGGCAGCCTGCCAGCTCATAGACGCTGCGAAAGATCAGCTCGCCCTCGCGTCCGGCATCACAGGCATTTACTACCTCCGTCACATCCGGGGCGTTCATCAGCTTTTTGAGAATATCAAACTGCTTTTTCTTATCCTTTCCCACTACCATCTGCCAATGCTCCGGCAGAATAGGCAGGTCATCATATCGCCACTTGGCATACTTGGGATCATAACTGTCTGCATCCGCAAGACCGGCCAGATGGCCCACGCACCAGCTGACACGCCAGCCGTTTCCCTCCAGATAGCCGTCCTTACGAGCAGTCGCGCCGATCACGGCGGCCAGACTTTGTGCAACCGATGGTTTTTCAGCGATTACAAGCTTATATCTCATCATCTTCAGCCTCCCATTCTTCCCGCACAGGCGTGTGCAGTTTTTTCTCTATGCTGTTTTCCTCATCCAGTAGCAGGTTATAACCAAACCGGTAGTCATAGCGGTACAGTTTCCCCAGCAGGTCATTGATGATGATGCGGCAAGCCAAAATGACACGGGTTTTATCCACCTGCATCAGTTGGTAGCGTTGATAATTGCTGTAATATTCTTCGTGACGGCGGGTATTGCAGGCGGCATCTTCAAGTAAACTATCTACTGCATCCTGGCAACCATCTTCTTTTTCCCCTTCCATGCAGTTCAGAAGTTCCATCATCAAAGGAAAGCTCTGTTCATCCATAGGAGCTTCTGCTGCAAGAAAACCGATCAAAGCGGATAAGAGCAGACGAGCCGCCGTCTGTTCTTGTTCCGTCAGCACGGCCATTGTTTTCTCCGTATTTGGCAGGATCTTTTCTTCCACAAAATCTGCCGCATCGTCGGAACAAAGCTGACGGATAGAATCTATGGACAATGAAACTGTCATGGTATCTAAGGAGAAATCAAAGGGGTCATCTTGCTTTGGCTTTCTCCAAAGTTTGTTTAACATGGTAGAAAGAATGTCGCCGCCAAAATACACAGCAATTACCAGCAGGTCAAAAACAGCAATCAGCTTGATAAATATAATCAGAACACTCATTTTTTTCGTTTCCTTTCTTTGAGCCAGCGTTCCATCTCACGATGGCAGATACCTACGCAGGGACTTCCATAACTCCCGCAACCATAGCAGGGGTGGTTGTGGGATAAAGAATGAGGACGGGAAGTTTCCCTCCCGCCCTCCGGCCTGCGTGTCATCATGCGTTCATAGGGACTGTCTGTGAAACGGGTCATTTCACGCTGTCCTCGTCATCTTCTTCTGTGCTGCCCCATCAGCGTCCGGTTCGTCCGACTCCTCATCCTCGGTTTCCCATTCCTCGGAATCTTCCTCGCCATAATCATAATCGTCCAGACTGTCATTGCCCTTGGTCTTAGGTTTATTCTTCATGAGCTTCATGTAGGCAAATACGCCACCGCCGCCCAGCAGAGCCAGCAGAAGAATCAGCGCAGCCGGATTTAGTCCGGCAGGCTTCTCTTTTTCCGGCTCCGGTGTTTCTGCCGGAGGTTCCGGTGCTTTGCCCGTACATTTACTCTTATCAGTTACACAGACCTGACAGCCCGTATTGACTGCCCCTGCTTCACATTTTGCCGTGCAGCTGCATACCGCAGGCGGCTCCTCTTTTGCTTTTCCATCTTCCATCAGTGCCATCAAATCCGCTTCATCCACCTGATTCAGAAAGTGAACAGCAGTCTTTTTATCCTCATTCGCCCTGTCAATCAGGATGTAAAAGTAATTTCCAGCTTTGGTCGTAACAGTAATAAGCTGCTTATTGCCTCCAAAATCATCCACCAGTGCCGCATTCCCCTCCGGTGTAAGTGCCGGTGCTGGTTCTGTTTCTTCCACAGTAACATTGCTGTCATTGGTAGAATCCTCTGCCGGTGCCGCCGGAGCCTGTTCTGACCCCTGTGCAAAAGCAGGGATCGTAAAGCCAAATGCCACAACCATTGTCAGGCAAAGGGCGGAAAGTGTTCGGAGCAATCGTTTATTCCTCATAGCTGTTTTCCTCCTGTTCGTTATTGTCATCAGCCAAACTGCCGGGAACTGTGCCACCGGACAGCATGGCGCTCAACTGGGTCGGGGTCATACGCAGGGCGCGCACCATCTGGACGATCTCCAGATTTTCTGCCTCGGTTTTCTGTGCTTCCAGCGCCTTGAGCTTTTCCTGATACTCTGCGATCTTCTCGCGGACCTTTGTAATCTCCTGGTCAATGCGCTCAATTTTGTTCTTTGCCATCGTCTATCACTCCTTCTTAAAAATCTCTGTTACCAGTTCATCAGGCCGTAGCCCTTAATGCTTTGATAATTCAGGTCATAACTTTTGATCTTGCAGGCATCGCCGGAATTTCCCTCCACGGTATAAACACGGCTGCCATCCGTACCGATCACGATACCTACATGGTCTGCTGTCCCATCCAAATCCCAGTCAAAGAAAATTGCATCTCCGGGAGCCAGATTGTTATAGCCTCTTGCACCCCATTGTCCATGGGACTGGAACCACGGAACGCCCTGCCACTCACAGCCTGCAAAGCGCGGTTCACTTTTTCCTGCCTGGTTATAGCACCAGGATACGAAGCAGGCGCACCATTCCACACGGGAGTCAAAGCCGTACCAGCTCCAGTAGGGATAACCGCCCACATTGCCCACCTGACGCTTGGCCAGTTCCACCAGCTGAGGATTGCCGGGGCGGGTACCGTTAATGAACTGCACACCGGACAGATCTTCCGAGCCGCTGGTATCAGGGGAGCCGCCGCCAAACAACAGCGGCTTATTGCCCATGGTCTGCCGGTAAACCTGATACATTTTCATCTGCTCCGGGGTCAGAAGCTCCGACACCACAGCGGAAATGGGCTTGCTGGCGAGTTTCACATTCAAAATGTAATACTCATAGGGAACTTCTTCTGAGGTGGTCTCGCCGGTCTCCGGATCGGTTGAGGTCTCCGTGCGGTAGCGAATCTCCACTTCCTCAGTAAGCGTCAGCTGATACTGTGCTGCAAACACACGCGCCAGCTCAGCCTGAGCGCTCTGCCGGGTGTAGCCTTGCAAGACGGCAGAGAGAAATGCCGCCAGCTCATGAGGGTCATGGCCGATCATACCAAGGTCATAGCGATACTCGTCATACCCTGGGTGACTGCTTTCAATGTTGTCGATTTCCTCCTGCAACTGGGCTTCTCTGGCTGCATAATCTGCCTCCACCGCCAGCATTTCCGAGTCATCCGACGGATAGGTGGTGCCGGAGAGAACGGAACCGATGCTCTGCGCCATCATGGAGCAGGAGGACATGGTATTCATCAGCATACAGGTAATGAGGAACAAAACCCCTGCCATCAGGAAACCCTTCTTGTGGCGCATGACGAATGCCCCTGCCTGCTGTACCTTTTCTTTTACCGTCCTTGCGGCTTTTCCTGTTTTGGATGCAGCCTGGGCGGTATTTCCAGCAGTCTGACCGGCATGTTTGGCGGCGGCATACTGCTTTTTGATGGCCTGCTTTTGCTGCCAGCGGGAAAGTGGATTGCTGGCAAACTGGGGATTTTCCTGCAAAGATTTCTGGTACAGAACATTTACATTTGCCTTTTCCAGTTGGCGCTCTGCCTGTGCTGCTTTGCGGTACGGCTTCAGCTTGTGGCTGCGATAGCCCTCCCGCACCAGATAAGCGCCGGTCTCCACCGCTTCCTCGGACTTGTGGGCGCTTTCCACGCCCACATTGTCCTGTTCTGTTTCCCGGATCTCTTTGTGGAGCTTGCCCGCAACCAGATGGACGGGAGCTTCCTTGACCCCTTGAGAAAGTTTGGAGGGTGGCTTTTTCTTGTCCTCAAAGGTCAGCTTCGAGGTCTTTTTCCCGGTATCCGGGTCGATGACCGTCTGCCTGACCTTTTTCTTTGGGATATTGGCCTGCGCCTTATCTGCTCTGGCCGCAGCTTTCTCCGCTTTACGGATCGGCTTTTCCAGTGCAGGGTCAGACCGTTCCTCATCAGTAAAGCGCAGGCGCGGCTCCTTATTCAAACCATTCTCCCAGCATGAGGGAGGACATCATGTAGTGCAGCTCTGCATAAATGGCCATTCCCACAGGATCGTTGAACATACAACCGGACAGGTAGGCGTAAAACTGTGCCACCACATCGGACAGGATTTTCGCTTCGGTTCCTTCCAGAACCAGACCACCCATACCTTCCTTGGCACGGATGGTGCTCCAGACCTCTGCCAGACGGAGCAGCCCCACCTGACCGGTCTCATTCAGTTCGGCTGCCTGATCTGCCGCCGTGCGGCACTCACTTACCGCATCGGCCATGACCGTAAGCAGCTGGCTGCGCTGGGCATTTACCGCCCTGTCAAAAAACATCAACGGGTTTTGATTCAAAATGTTGGGGTTCATCATCATTCATCCTCCTTTTTCAGTTCCTGGGGTTTGGTGGTCATAATGCGGTACAGCTCGGT
This DNA window, taken from Dysosmobacter welbionis, encodes the following:
- a CDS encoding conjugal transfer protein TraG; this encodes MSVLIIFIKLIAVFDLLVIAVYFGGDILSTMLNKLWRKPKQDDPFDFSLDTMTVSLSIDSIRQLCSDDAADFVEEKILPNTEKTMAVLTEQEQTAARLLLSALIGFLAAEAPMDEQSFPLMMELLNCMEGEKEDGCQDAVDSLLEDAACNTRRHEEYYSNYQRYQLMQVDKTRVILACRIIINDLLGKLYRYDYRFGYNLLLDEENSIEKKLHTPVREEWEAEDDEI
- a CDS encoding TnpV protein — translated: MTYIQNGDYLIPDLKLSQQPEKPLGKYGRMRKTYLKEHRPILYNQMLLSEKLYPHLLEIDETAQSRLEQMMPQLAKEAGATEELKASDPMKWVGLMNTCKAQAEEILMAELINS
- a CDS encoding DUF3851 domain-containing protein, producing the protein MMNPNILNQNPLMFFDRAVNAQRSQLLTVMADAVSECRTAADQAAELNETGQVGLLRLAEVWSTIRAKEGMGGLVLEGTEAKILSDVVAQFYAYLSGCMFNDPVGMAIYAELHYMMSSLMLGEWFE
- a CDS encoding DUF4315 family protein, producing MAKNKIERIDQEITKVREKIAEYQEKLKALEAQKTEAENLEIVQMVRALRMTPTQLSAMLSGGTVPGSLADDNNEQEENSYEE
- a CDS encoding type IA DNA topoisomerase → MMRYKLVIAEKPSVAQSLAAVIGATARKDGYLEGNGWRVSWCVGHLAGLADADSYDPKYAKWRYDDLPILPEHWQMVVGKDKKKQFDILKKLMNAPDVTEVVNACDAGREGELIFRSVYELAGCQKPMKRLWISSMEDSAIREGFANLRPGVDYDGLRDAALCRAKADWLVGINATRLFSVLYHRTLNIGRVMSPTLALIVQREAEIDTFKPVPFYTVALELPGLTISGERISDRASAEQLKEACQDAAVTIKKVECKEKLEKPPALYDLTTLQRDANRLLGFTAQQTLDYLQSLYEKKLCTYPRTDSRYLTGDMADSLPVLVNLVANAMPFRKGIAITCDPQTVINDKKVTDHHAVIPTRNLKDADLSALPAGEKAVLELVALRLLCAVAQPHIYSETVVIAACAGGEFTAKGKTVKHPGWKALEDAYRAKTKDAEPKKEGAEKALPELTEGQTLSVSAAIVKEGKSSPPQHFTEDTLLSAMETAGKEDMPEDAERKGLGTPATRAGILEKLVSAGFLERKKSRKTVQLLPSHDAVSLITVLPEQLQSPLLTAEWEYRLGEIERGQLAPEEFLDGISTMLKDLVGTYQVIKGTEYLFTPPREVVGKCPRCGGEVAELQKGFFCQNDSCKFAIWKNNKWWAAKKKQPTKAVVSALLNDGRVRVTGLYSEKTGKTYDAAVVLEDDGQYANFKLEFDQRKGGSR
- a CDS encoding CHAP domain-containing protein yields the protein MNKEPRLRFTDEERSDPALEKPIRKAEKAAARADKAQANIPKKKVRQTVIDPDTGKKTSKLTFEDKKKPPSKLSQGVKEAPVHLVAGKLHKEIRETEQDNVGVESAHKSEEAVETGAYLVREGYRSHKLKPYRKAAQAERQLEKANVNVLYQKSLQENPQFASNPLSRWQQKQAIKKQYAAAKHAGQTAGNTAQAASKTGKAARTVKEKVQQAGAFVMRHKKGFLMAGVLFLITCMLMNTMSSCSMMAQSIGSVLSGTTYPSDDSEMLAVEADYAAREAQLQEEIDNIESSHPGYDEYRYDLGMIGHDPHELAAFLSAVLQGYTRQSAQAELARVFAAQYQLTLTEEVEIRYRTETSTDPETGETTSEEVPYEYYILNVKLASKPISAVVSELLTPEQMKMYQVYRQTMGNKPLLFGGGSPDTSGSEDLSGVQFINGTRPGNPQLVELAKRQVGNVGGYPYWSWYGFDSRVEWCACFVSWCYNQAGKSEPRFAGCEWQGVPWFQSHGQWGARGYNNLAPGDAIFFDWDLDGTADHVGIVIGTDGSRVYTVEGNSGDACKIKSYDLNYQSIKGYGLMNW
- a CDS encoding DUF4366 domain-containing protein, whose amino-acid sequence is MRNKRLLRTLSALCLTMVVAFGFTIPAFAQGSEQAPAAPAEDSTNDSNVTVEETEPAPALTPEGNAALVDDFGGNKQLITVTTKAGNYFYILIDRANEDKKTAVHFLNQVDEADLMALMEDGKAKEEPPAVCSCTAKCEAGAVNTGCQVCVTDKSKCTGKAPEPPAETPEPEKEKPAGLNPAALILLLALLGGGGVFAYMKLMKNKPKTKGNDSLDDYDYGEEDSEEWETEDEESDEPDADGAAQKKMTRTA
- a CDS encoding immunoglobulin; the protein is MKLSLVERETILLYNQAEPMAEVYTHDPRLMEKLELLAKKHPDQITRKDAHNFTVPKRCVSLREPYSAERRKAASERAKAAGYQPPVRKSSS
- a CDS encoding transposon-transfer assisting family protein produces the protein MGNFTFEEMNLMCIYNTGSRTGLIDSLREMRGELSPEETELRELTDSALTKLCAMTDEKFAELELYPDFDQ